In Marivivens aquimaris, one genomic interval encodes:
- a CDS encoding winged helix-turn-helix domain-containing protein produces MQAKIFSASESLKAGNRVVVAGISAVVLVLVLAAVVLFANLPDANAFNARVEQLFIQNDDLTAQAELKLLEILAQSGTAFQDTLASYRFVIFVLFVFATALLIAAVAFLVMLIEMNRRMSKIERAGIEINSLVISRDQNTVTLNDFEFKLTEASIETLAVLAEARMDDEVMSGLQIEAVISGRDPSDCDEAAGATRIKRLRDTLGNQMISELLVKNIARRGYMLAIDKDVIRMT; encoded by the coding sequence GTGCAGGCGAAAATTTTCTCCGCTTCTGAATCGCTGAAGGCAGGTAACCGCGTCGTGGTTGCGGGCATTTCGGCAGTTGTTCTGGTCCTCGTTCTGGCAGCCGTTGTGCTGTTCGCGAACCTTCCCGATGCGAACGCGTTCAACGCCCGTGTCGAGCAGCTGTTCATCCAGAATGATGACCTGACAGCGCAGGCAGAGCTCAAGCTGCTGGAAATCCTCGCCCAATCCGGCACGGCGTTTCAGGACACGCTTGCCTCATACCGCTTCGTCATTTTCGTGCTGTTCGTCTTTGCGACCGCCCTACTGATCGCGGCCGTCGCTTTCCTTGTCATGCTGATCGAGATGAACCGCCGCATGAGTAAGATCGAACGTGCAGGGATCGAGATCAATTCGCTCGTCATCAGCCGCGACCAGAATACGGTCACGCTGAATGATTTCGAATTCAAACTGACCGAAGCATCCATCGAAACGCTCGCCGTTCTGGCCGAAGCGCGCATGGACGACGAAGTCATGTCCGGCCTCCAGATCGAAGCCGTCATATCGGGCCGCGATCCGTCAGACTGTGATGAAGCCGCAGGTGCCACGCGGATCAAACGCCTGCGCGACACGCTCGGCAACCAGATGATTAGCGAACTGCTCGTGAAAAACATCGCCCGCCGCGGCTACATGCTCGCCATCGACAAGGACGTCATCCGCATGACCTGA
- a CDS encoding LacI family DNA-binding transcriptional regulator, translating to MKPTNRRPLTLRDVSEASGVSEMTVSRVLRNKGDVSEATRLRVQEAAKRLGYVPNKIAGALASQRVNLVAVIIPSLGNMVFPEVLSGISDVLSGTDLQPVVGVTDYSPEKEEKVLFEMLSWRPSGVIIAGLERSEASRAMLAQAGCPVVEIMDVDGEPVDACVGISHRRAGRKMAEAILENGFKRIGFLGTKMPLDHRARKRFEGFTQTLAKAGLEIADQEFYSGGSALAKGREMTEALLKRTPDLDFLYYSNDMIGAGGLLYLLEKGYDVPGQIGLAGFNGVELLDGLPRKLASMDACRREVGERAAKIIANRVADPDADEGLVIELTPKLHPGETLNRI from the coding sequence TTGAAACCTACGAACCGCCGCCCCCTGACACTGCGTGATGTTTCCGAAGCTTCGGGCGTCAGTGAAATGACCGTCAGCCGCGTTCTGCGCAACAAAGGCGACGTGAGCGAGGCGACGCGCCTGCGTGTTCAGGAAGCTGCCAAACGTCTGGGCTATGTGCCGAACAAGATCGCGGGCGCTCTGGCGTCGCAGCGCGTGAATCTTGTGGCGGTCATCATTCCGAGCCTTGGCAACATGGTTTTCCCTGAAGTGCTTTCGGGCATTTCGGACGTTCTGTCGGGCACAGACCTTCAGCCTGTGGTCGGCGTGACCGACTATAGCCCTGAAAAAGAAGAAAAAGTCCTTTTCGAGATGCTGTCTTGGCGCCCGTCGGGCGTGATCATTGCGGGCCTTGAACGCTCTGAAGCATCCCGTGCGATGCTGGCGCAGGCGGGTTGTCCCGTTGTCGAAATCATGGACGTGGACGGCGAGCCTGTAGATGCCTGCGTGGGCATTTCGCACCGCCGCGCAGGCCGCAAGATGGCCGAGGCGATCCTTGAGAACGGTTTCAAACGCATCGGCTTCCTCGGCACCAAGATGCCGCTCGACCACCGTGCGCGGAAGCGTTTCGAAGGGTTCACCCAGACACTGGCCAAGGCCGGTCTGGAGATCGCGGATCAGGAATTCTACTCGGGCGGCTCCGCGCTGGCGAAAGGCCGCGAGATGACCGAAGCGCTGCTGAAGCGCACGCCGGACCTCGATTTTCTGTACTACTCAAACGACATGATCGGTGCGGGCGGCCTGCTGTACTTGTTGGAGAAGGGCTACGACGTGCCGGGTCAGATCGGCCTTGCGGGCTTCAACGGCGTCGAACTTCTCGATGGTCTGCCGCGTAAGCTGGCGTCGATGGATGCCTGCCGCCGTGAAGTTGGTGAGCGCGCGGCGAAGATCATCGCCAACCGCGTAGCCGATCCCGATGCGGACGAAGGCCTCGTCATCGAGCTCACCCCAAAACTGCACCCCGGCGAGACGCTGAATCGGATCTAA
- a CDS encoding ribonuclease HII, whose translation MTKTVPDLSFELAARERGFLRIAGVDEVGRGPLCGPVTACAVVLDLEKVPEGLNDSKKLNAKQRNAALEALLDVAEVSIAHATVEEIDEINIYHASHLAMVRAVERLSIQPDHVLVDGNRLPKALPMSAEAIVKGDARSVSIAAASIAAKICRDRLMVDLAQQYPGYGWERNAGYGTAEHLAALREFGVTPVHRRSFKPVHNILYQE comes from the coding sequence ATGACCAAGACTGTTCCCGATCTGAGTTTCGAACTGGCCGCGCGAGAGCGCGGTTTTCTGCGTATCGCCGGTGTGGACGAAGTGGGGCGCGGCCCGCTTTGCGGACCCGTGACCGCCTGCGCCGTGGTGTTGGATTTAGAAAAGGTACCCGAGGGCCTGAACGATTCAAAAAAGCTGAACGCGAAGCAACGCAATGCCGCGCTGGAAGCTCTGCTCGACGTGGCCGAGGTGTCGATTGCCCACGCGACGGTCGAGGAAATTGACGAGATCAACATCTACCACGCCTCGCACCTCGCGATGGTCCGTGCGGTCGAAAGGCTTTCTATCCAGCCTGATCATGTGCTCGTAGATGGCAATCGCCTCCCCAAGGCGCTCCCGATGTCAGCCGAAGCGATCGTTAAAGGCGATGCGCGGTCTGTGTCGATTGCTGCCGCTTCCATTGCCGCCAAAATCTGCCGAGACCGCTTGATGGTGGACTTGGCGCAACAGTATCCAGGCTACGGTTGGGAGCGGAACGCGGGTTACGGAACGGCAGAACACCTTGCTGCGCTTAGAGAATTTGGCGTCACGCCGGTTCATAGACGGTCCTTCAAGCCCGTCCACAATATCTTGTATCAAGAGTAA